TTAAGACTTTTGTGCGCGGGTAGCAGCACGACGACGACGTTTGGCAGCGGCAGCTTGTTTTTGTTTCTTTTTTACTGATGGTTTTACATAAAACTCATGACGACGTACGTCTTTAAGAATAGCCGCCGCTTCGACTTTTTTCTTGAAGCGTCGTAATAACTTGTCAATGCTCTCGCCATCGCGAGAAGTAACCATAGCCATATGTAAAATTCCTCCAAGCGTGAGTAAAAAATACTCGCGCAAAATCAAACAGCGTTAATACGCAAATTTCGCCATACTGCAAGTATTTAAAGCTAGATTATCAAAAATACTCAGCAATGAATTAGGGGGTGTCCCTAAAGGTCTCCCGTCGATCTTCACGAAATCCGCTACTTACGACCGCGTGCTCGTCAAAATCCTGCCTGCGACTTGCAGTAAGCAAGCCTCAGCATGATTTTGCTGTGCGCGCGGCCACCGTTTACGCGGCTTTCGTGAATCTCTCGGTCCAACATTCAGGGACACCCCCTAGTCAGTATTAATTATCATTTTGCAGCAATTTTAAACACATGCATTGGGATTGCCTTTGGATCGAGACGCACATAACCCTGCGGCCCCTCCCAACGATAAACTATATAGTTTATAAGGTCGCGCATATTATAAGCCCATGCACCCTGACGAAGTTCGTCTGGTATGGTGACAAAACCTTCTTGCAGGTGATGGGGATCAACATTAACAACGCAAATAATATGCTCATTACTGCCAGGAGTAATTTTAGCATAAGCAATAATTTGTGGGTTACTCACCGGCAAAAAGCGTAAATTATTAGCTAATTGTAAGGCGCGTTCTTTTTTACGAAGCTGATTAATTATTTTAACTAAATCAATAATATTACCTGGTTGCTGCCAATTACGAATACGAATTTCGTATTTTTCAGAATCAAGATACTCTTCGCTACCCTCATGCACAGCTTGGTTTTCGCATAACTCAAACCCACTATAAATACCGTAGGTTGGTGATAAAGTAGCTGCAAGTACTAATCGCGTAATAAATGCGGGGCGGCCACCTTTTTGTAAGATTTCATGAAGAATATCGGGGGTATTAGTAAAAAAGTTAGGTCGTAAGTAATGGCCTACATCTGAGAGAAATAACTCGGTGGCATATTCTTCAAGTTCGCTGCGAGTATTACGCCAAGTAAAATATGAGTACGATTGAGTAAAGCCAAGTTTGGCTAAACGACGCATACGTTTAGGCCGCGTAAATGCTTCTGCTAAAAAGAGTACATCAGGGTCTTGGCGATGAACTTCATTAATCAACCACTCCCAAAAACTATGGGCTTTGGTGTGGGGGTTATCGACGCGAAAAATTTTCACCCCATGTGAAATCCAAAAACGCAGGATTTCTAATAAACCATGATATAAACCTTCGCGGTCAATGGTTTCAAAATCAATAGGATAAATATCTTGATATTTTTTTGGCGGATTTTCGGCATATTTAATGGTGCCATCAGGGCGATGAGCAAACCACTGCGGATGTTCTTTAACCCAGGGATGATCGGGCGAGCATTGCACTGCAAAATCAAGAGCTATTTCAAGCCCTAATTGACGTGCAGTGGCGCAATAATGGTCAAAATCATCGATGGTGCCTAGATCTGGATGAACTGCATCATGTCCACCTGCTGATGAACCAATTGCCCAAGGACTACCAGGGTCATTGTCTTTGGCAGGTGAAGTGTTATTCTTGCCTTTGCGTGCGGTACTACCAATGGGATGAATAGGTGGCAAATATAATACGTTAAAACCCATTGCCGCTACTTGCGGTAAACGTTTTTCAGCTTCGCGAAAAGTTGCACTACGCTTTTTATCAGTACCACAAGAACGTGGAAATAATTCATACCACGAACCATAACGGGCGCGCTCGCGATCAACCCACAAAGGTAATTCAAAATCATAATATTCAGCATCAAAACGAGGGTCATGACGAGCCATAAATTCTACTAATCGTTTATCGCGAGCAATACTTAAACACTCGTCATCCGTATTGGCCTTGCGCCAGGCGTTAAAATAATTATTGAGCTCGGTTTTGGCTTTACCTTTTAAAGTAGCAAGGACTCGTTCGATGAGTGCCAAACCTTCAAGCAACTCGCTCTTTACAATATTACCGGCTGCCACCTTTTTTTCGATTTCATCGCGCCAAGAAGCAAATAAATCAGTCCAAGCAACTATTGTATAAACCCATGGACCTATAGAATCGACGTTAAAGCGCCCGTTCCAACGGTCATTTTTATCAAAGCTAGTAGTAAGTAGCGTTTCATTCCATTTTTGCTTACGATGCACCGAGCGCGGTCCACAAATTGCCGATATCTCACTGTTATCTACTTTACGCCATAAAACCGCGGCTTTTAAAATTTCATGACCATCTTTCCAAATATCAGCACCAACTTCTATTTGATCGCCTGTAACAACTTTAACTGCAAAACGACCATGATCGACACTTGGAGAAACATTTTCAATAACTATACGGGTTTGTTTAATAGCTACCATGATTTTTATCCGCGCTACATATAGGCTTTTTTACTTGTTACCAACTAATATAATTTTGCATCAATTAAGTGTGTTACTTTAATTTATGATTTTTCTCACACACTATTTCTTCGTACATGTTAAGAGTTTTGCGGGCAATTGAATTCCATGAAAAGTGGTCTTCAACACGTTTAAGCCCAGCACGACCCATACGATTAGCTAAGTCGCGGTCGCGTAGCACTTTATTAAGGGCTTTAGCAAGAACGTTAGGTTCTGCTGGCGGCACTAATAAACCAGTAACTTCAGGTATTACCACTTCGGGAATACCGCCGACAGAGCTTGCAACCACGGGTCGTTCGCAGGCCATTGCTTCAAGATTAATTATGCCGAATGGTTCATACACAGATGGACAACAAAATACTGAAGCGTTTGAATATAATTCGATATATTGATCTTCACGTAATAGGGTATTGATCCAAATGACCCGTGACTCTTGGGCAATTTTTGCAGCAACTTCAGCTTCTACCTCAGGAGTATCAGGGGCGCTGGTGCAGCATACTAGTTTTACTCCTGGTTCAACATCACGCATAGCATCGATAAGGTAGGTCATACCTTTTTGTCGTGAGGTGCGACCAACGAATAAAATATACGGTCCATCAATACCATAAGCCTTGCGAGTCATAACGCTGTCGCTGCGCTTCCAGGTATTAAGGTCAATACCGTTGTGAATGATTACAATACGTTTTTTATCTACATTAAATAGACTTAAAATTTCGTCACGTGAATTTTGCGATACTGCAATTATACGATCAGCGTTTTCTAATGCGACACGTTCGATCCAACTAGTTAGATGGTATGAACGACCAAGCTGCTCTTCTTTCCAGGGTCGCAAAGGTTCAAGCGAATGCACGGTGGCAACAAAAGGTACATCATAAAGCACCTTTGCCATATAGCCTGCCATGGCGGCATACCAGGTATGAGAATGCACAACATCTGAATCAATATGGTCTCGCACCATAGATAGATTAGTAGAAAACGTACCTAACGTTGGATTAAATCGCTTGTCATTTCCCTCCCACATACGATCCCAAGCTTGATAGCCAGTTACTTGTAACTGCTCATCATTATTTTTTTGATCACCAAAACAACGAACTTCTACAGTAGCCATTTCAGCGAGTTCACGTGATAAATTTTTTACGTGTACACCAGCACCACCATAAACATGAGGGGGAAATTCACGCGTAAATAAAGTTACTTTCATGCTTGTCCCCCAACGTGCCCAACTTGAATAACCTTGGCGTGCACACTTTTACCTGCTGTTATTTCTTGCGCTATTTCATCTTGGCTAACTCGGTAGTGAATTATTACATTTTTTTGAATGCGCGTCTTTGCTGGGATGCAGACTTCCATACCGATAACGCTTACTCCGCAACTAAGTGATTCTGGCAATTCTTCATTTGCTTGATTTGCGCTACCAGAGCCAACTAGTGTTTCTGCTCCAAATACGGCGCGTTTATCAGCAATTACTCCATCAAGGACAGCGCCGCTTTCAACAATGACATTATCCCATAAAATACTATTTGTTACTTTAGCGTCTGCAGCAATTTTAACCCCAGGAGATAAAATACTATTGTGCACACTGCCGGCAATAACGCAACCATTAGCAACTAACGAATTATCTACTTTGCAACCTGGCAAATAACGTGCTGGAGATGGTGGGGCGATTCGCCTAGCCATAACATTAGTACGCACCCCCCATTGACTAAGGTCGATTTTGGGTGGTGATCCGAGCAATGATTGATGAAATTGGTAATATTCATCAAGGGTACGTACATAACCCCAATCACCATGCCAGACGTAACCATACGCTCGTCGGTACGGTATCATACGTTTGAGAATTTCATATATTTGAAAAGTTGCGGCACCATTAACTCCTGCTACTGCTTTATGAAGCTCTTCAACTAAAACTTGGCGACGAAATACATAAACTGACATTGATGCTAAGTTTGAGCGGGGATACTCAGGTTTTTCGCTAAAACCAACAATTTCGCCAGCAGCATTCATCTCGCCAATACCAAAACGGCTAGCATCGCCGACAACTGGGGTGAAAGCTATGGTTAAATCAGCAGCTTTTTCTTTATGAAACGACAATAGTGGCCCATAATCCATTGAGTAGGCATGGTCACCAGAAACAGCAATTACGTCATCAGCAACGGTGCGTTCAATAAAATCAAGGTTTTGGTAAAGCGCGTCAGCCGGACCACGATACCAGGCATCACTTTCAGAGCCTAGGTAGGGTGGTAAAAAGCGCAAACCGCGAGCGGCACCTACAAGATCCCAGGCTAAACCGCTATCAACATGATCCATTAACGAGGCGGGACGATATTGACTAAGAATGCCAACTTGGCCGATGTCAGCATTAGCTAAATTAGTTAGCGCAAAATCAATAGTACGATAAACACCCCCGAAAACTACTGCCGATTTTGGGCGATGTTCGGTTAAAACTGACAATTCTTCTACACGAGCACCTGCCAGCACAATTCCTACGGTTTTTCGCATTCTGACTCCTTAAATCAGCACCTTTTTTGAAAAATAACCAATAGAACTCTAGACATGACCAAGCAGTCGTAGCAACTATCTACTATCGTTATCATGAAATATTAGTAATATCGGGTAATATATTACTAATTTTTATTATCCCTCTTGAGAATATACCCTGGTGTAAGCCATGATACATATTGTTATGAAGCCAAAATTAGCTCGAATTCTTATTTGCCTATTTTTTTTAACTCTTTGGGTTGACCAAACTGGCTGCAGTCTTAACAAAAATCGCCAACGCCGACAAAAACATGCGACTAGCGAAGATGACGAGGCAGGGGTTAGGCATATTACGACATTAGTGCGCGATTTTCAGCGTGCGCTTAGTGCGAAAAATTTTGACAAAGCTGCTGCGGATTTGTCTGAAGCAGAAAAAAGTGTAAAAAATGCCAGTGTTATAACCCGCGGGCATCCTGATTTTGAAGATATGGCAACTAAAGTCGCAACTTGCCGTCCGCGTCTTGAACAAGCAATAGAACGTGATCGTATTGAACGGCGTAATGCTGCAATTATGGACCTTATCAATCGTGGCAATCAGCTTATGCATCAGGGCAAAGTTATTTTAGGTGAGCTGGCTTCACGTGTTCCTCAAGATGAAGATATGAGCAATTTAAATGAGGTAATCGATGCTCTTGCAGCTATTGAAAAAGAAGGAGAATCGTTTCTTGATGATCAGCGATATAAAGATCACGCCAAGCAAAGAGATGAACTAACCAGCATTGTTATTGGCAGACGCCGACAAGCACAATGGCAAATTCAAACAACCAAAGCGGTTAGCAAAACGGTAAAAGAAGCTACCGATGCTATAACCAAAGCTCAAACAGCCACAAATACCAAAGAGAAAATTTCTTATTTGCATGAAGCTGCCGACGCTTTTGTGGCCTGCATTAATGCGCTTGGCGATGCAGAATCTCTTGGTGGCTATAATGCCAAATCAGTTTTAACCACTCGCTTAGGAACTATTGCTGCGGGTGAAACTAAAAAACGCTGTCTAGCAGGTAGTAATAAATTAAGGCTGCAAGCTGATCGTCTAGCTGTTAACCAACGTATTAGCAATATTGCTAATAATGTTGATAGCGCCATTGCCGGTTTAAATAAAACGGCTAATGCTGCCGATAAACTTACTGCTACAGAAGACGTCATTTTGGCGCTAGCAAAATGTCAAGCAGAGTTAGAAGCCATACCTCGCAATACTGCATATGATAAAAAGTATACAGTTAGTACAAAACTAGGCACTAAATTTAATGGCGATAAATTACAGCGCGCTTGTACTAATGAGCGCAAACGCCTGATTTTACGCCTTGGTAATCTTTCTTGGCGTAAACGTTTTGAAAGCATGCAAAAAGGATTAACTATAATTAAACAAAGAATTGATTTTGCTAATGCAACTAAAGATGCTGGTGCACAAATAAAACTTTGGCAGCAAGTAATTGAAAACCTTTCATCATGTGTTGAGTCTGCAAATTTATTAAAAACCGAGGCGCATGCTGACAAACGTTTTGTGCTTATTTCTTCTTTAGGAAAACTAAATGTTGAGGGGCTTAGTAAGCAATGTGAACGCCAACGCGAAAATGCAAAAAATAAACTCGCAAGTGCGATTAAGAACCAAAGCATTGAATCGTTTGTCAAGAACTGTAAGGCCGACGAAATAGCGATAGTTCAACGTGAAGGCGTGCCTACCCAAGTTATTCCAGTTGATGGCGGTCGTATTTTTGTTTACAGTAAAAAAGGCACTAGCAAAAAAAGTTTCAGTTTTAATGCTGCCGGTAAGTCAGTTAATTTTGGTGAAACATGGCAACAACATGTAATAAGTGTAGCTAATGAGGTGGCGCGAGTATTCAATAATGTGATGAAAGCTGCAGATGGTGTATCAGGTCTAGCGGCAAGTAAAGAAGCGATTACCGTATTAGATATTTGCAATGAGGCATTAACCGGTACTGAGCGCCATCCTGGTTACAAGGCAAAAGAAAAATTTGCCACGGTTCTCGGTAAAGTGACAGCAGTAAAACTGCGCAGTGCATGTGAGAAGCATCGACTTGAAATTGCTTCAACCATCCCCAAACTTACTTGGCTAGCTGAGGTTGAGCATATTCGTGATCGTGCAGTTGAAGCATATATGCAAGTTGAAGAAGCTAGTAGCAATCCTGATCCTAATAAACGCGTTAGCGCCAGCGGCGCAGCTTTAGGTAGCTATCGCGAATGCGTTGAGCGAGCTGAAGCTATGGCTAAAGCTCCCGATGCAGATAAAAAAGCAACAGTTAATGGACCTTTTGGCCCAGTTACCGTGTTAGGTTTAGCTAATGCCTGCAAGGACGAAATTGCTAACGCAAAAGCTACTCTTGATGCTGCAATTGCCGCACAAAAATTCGCCCATTTTCTTGAAAGTTGTAAAAGCGATGAAAGTGCTGTTGCACAGCGCGAGGGTATGCCATCACGTATTGAAAGTCTTGGCACAGGTCGTGTATTTATTTATTTGCCCGCGAATAAAAAAGAAAAAGCGAAGCGTTTTGCTTTCAATGCCAATGGTGCACGTGTTGATGAAGCCGCTCTGAGAGAATAGCTATAATAACTCGCAGTAATAACGCCTTAGTGTAAGAGTTATTTTAGAAATATTATACGAAAAAGTATTACTGGCACAGGTATTAGCGAGATTTATAAAAATTAAAAAAAGACAAATTTTGTCCTTTACGAAAATTCATAATAAAAAAAATAAAATAAATTGCACTACGATACATTTAGGGTAACGTGAGGTAACATCATGTAACTTCTATATATTTTTATATTTTACGTATGCCGTGATCTAATTTGAAAAAAGTTCTTTGTTGTCGGGCGCTTGACGTTTGTTTGGTTTCGCGCGACAAAATAAAATCATATTCAGGCCCCCCTGATTGGCGGTTGGCACCTCTAAAAAGACGAACTTGAGATTATTTATAAGTTCGTCAGCAGGTTGGGTATTCTTAGTAAAAAGCGCGCTTTGCTTCGCTCATTTATTAATAAAAATGGGCGAAGCGCGTGCATTTTGCATGGATAATCCTTATAGCATTTTCCGCTTGAAGTGATTGTAGCGAGAAGCGACCGATCGTTGCCGAAAATGGCGTCGAGACAATAAATCTATGGGCAACATTTCAAAACTTGGTAATATTGGATTTTCAGTAGCAAAAATATAATACCA
This genomic stretch from Deltaproteobacteria bacterium harbors:
- a CDS encoding glucose-1-phosphate adenylyltransferase; the protein is MRKTVGIVLAGARVEELSVLTEHRPKSAVVFGGVYRTIDFALTNLANADIGQVGILSQYRPASLMDHVDSGLAWDLVGAARGLRFLPPYLGSESDAWYRGPADALYQNLDFIERTVADDVIAVSGDHAYSMDYGPLLSFHKEKAADLTIAFTPVVGDASRFGIGEMNAAGEIVGFSEKPEYPRSNLASMSVYVFRRQVLVEELHKAVAGVNGAATFQIYEILKRMIPYRRAYGYVWHGDWGYVRTLDEYYQFHQSLLGSPPKIDLSQWGVRTNVMARRIAPPSPARYLPGCKVDNSLVANGCVIAGSVHNSILSPGVKIAADAKVTNSILWDNVIVESGAVLDGVIADKRAVFGAETLVGSGSANQANEELPESLSCGVSVIGMEVCIPAKTRIQKNVIIHYRVSQDEIAQEITAGKSVHAKVIQVGHVGGQA
- a CDS encoding alpha-1,4-glucan--maltose-1-phosphate maltosyltransferase; this encodes MVAIKQTRIVIENVSPSVDHGRFAVKVVTGDQIEVGADIWKDGHEILKAAVLWRKVDNSEISAICGPRSVHRKQKWNETLLTTSFDKNDRWNGRFNVDSIGPWVYTIVAWTDLFASWRDEIEKKVAAGNIVKSELLEGLALIERVLATLKGKAKTELNNYFNAWRKANTDDECLSIARDKRLVEFMARHDPRFDAEYYDFELPLWVDRERARYGSWYELFPRSCGTDKKRSATFREAEKRLPQVAAMGFNVLYLPPIHPIGSTARKGKNNTSPAKDNDPGSPWAIGSSAGGHDAVHPDLGTIDDFDHYCATARQLGLEIALDFAVQCSPDHPWVKEHPQWFAHRPDGTIKYAENPPKKYQDIYPIDFETIDREGLYHGLLEILRFWISHGVKIFRVDNPHTKAHSFWEWLINEVHRQDPDVLFLAEAFTRPKRMRRLAKLGFTQSYSYFTWRNTRSELEEYATELFLSDVGHYLRPNFFTNTPDILHEILQKGGRPAFITRLVLAATLSPTYGIYSGFELCENQAVHEGSEEYLDSEKYEIRIRNWQQPGNIIDLVKIINQLRKKERALQLANNLRFLPVSNPQIIAYAKITPGSNEHIICVVNVDPHHLQEGFVTIPDELRQGAWAYNMRDLINYIVYRWEGPQGYVRLDPKAIPMHVFKIAAK
- the glgA gene encoding glycogen synthase, with protein sequence MKVTLFTREFPPHVYGGAGVHVKNLSRELAEMATVEVRCFGDQKNNDEQLQVTGYQAWDRMWEGNDKRFNPTLGTFSTNLSMVRDHIDSDVVHSHTWYAAMAGYMAKVLYDVPFVATVHSLEPLRPWKEEQLGRSYHLTSWIERVALENADRIIAVSQNSRDEILSLFNVDKKRIVIIHNGIDLNTWKRSDSVMTRKAYGIDGPYILFVGRTSRQKGMTYLIDAMRDVEPGVKLVCCTSAPDTPEVEAEVAAKIAQESRVIWINTLLREDQYIELYSNASVFCCPSVYEPFGIINLEAMACERPVVASSVGGIPEVVIPEVTGLLVPPAEPNVLAKALNKVLRDRDLANRMGRAGLKRVEDHFSWNSIARKTLNMYEEIVCEKNHKLK
- a CDS encoding 30S ribosomal protein S21, producing MAMVTSRDGESIDKLLRRFKKKVEAAAILKDVRRHEFYVKPSVKKKQKQAAAAKRRRRAATRAQKS